Proteins encoded in a region of the Mycolicibacterium duvalii genome:
- a CDS encoding Ms4533A family Cys-rich leader peptide has translation MQSASGNKSGHIVALIAVGLSAVADVCCCR, from the coding sequence GCAATCGGCGTCCGGCAACAAGAGCGGCCACATCGTGGCCCTCATCGCCGTGGGTTTGTCTGCCGTTGCTGATGTCTGCTGTTGTCGCTGA